In the genome of Salinispirillum sp. LH 10-3-1, one region contains:
- the eno gene encoding phosphopyruvate hydratase, protein MAIIADIKAREVLDSRGNPTVEADVYLKSGAFGTACAPSGASTGSREALELRDGDKSRYLGKGVNKAVENINTAIRTALVGQDADQRAIDKIMIDLDGTENKSKLGANAILAVSLATAKAVAAERGIELYEYIAEVNGTPGKYSMPVPMMNIINGGEHADNNVDIQEFMVQPVGFSSFKEALRCGAEIFHSLKKELSALNLSTAVGDEGGFAPDLESNEAALAIIGKAIESAGYKLGENVTLALDCAASEFYKNGKYDLAGEGKVYDSRGFSEFLKSMCDKYPIVSIEDGLDESDWDGWKVQTELLGDRVQLVGDDLFVTNTKILKEGIDKGIANSILIKFNQIGSLTETLEAIKMAKDAGYTVVISHRSGETEDTTIADLAVGTAAGQIKTGSLCRSDRVSKYNRLLRIEEQLGEKAVYNGRKEIKGQA, encoded by the coding sequence ATGGCGATTATCGCAGATATCAAAGCACGGGAAGTTCTCGACTCACGTGGCAATCCTACCGTAGAAGCTGATGTTTACTTGAAATCCGGTGCCTTTGGCACAGCCTGCGCACCATCGGGCGCATCAACAGGCTCGCGCGAAGCGCTTGAGCTGCGCGACGGTGACAAATCACGTTACTTGGGCAAGGGCGTGAACAAAGCGGTTGAAAACATCAACACCGCTATCCGCACTGCTCTGGTTGGTCAAGACGCTGATCAGCGCGCCATTGATAAGATCATGATTGACCTGGACGGCACAGAAAACAAATCCAAGTTGGGCGCTAATGCTATCTTGGCTGTTTCTCTGGCGACCGCGAAAGCTGTTGCTGCTGAACGTGGCATCGAATTGTATGAATACATTGCTGAAGTTAACGGCACGCCGGGCAAATACAGCATGCCAGTACCTATGATGAACATCATCAACGGTGGCGAGCACGCCGATAACAACGTCGACATCCAAGAGTTCATGGTACAGCCCGTTGGTTTCTCTTCTTTTAAAGAAGCTCTGCGTTGTGGTGCGGAAATTTTCCACTCACTGAAAAAAGAGTTGTCGGCGCTGAACTTGAGCACTGCGGTTGGTGATGAGGGTGGTTTTGCGCCTGACTTAGAGTCTAACGAAGCGGCACTGGCGATCATCGGCAAAGCCATTGAATCCGCTGGTTATAAGCTGGGTGAGAACGTAACTCTGGCACTGGACTGTGCAGCCTCTGAGTTCTACAAAAACGGCAAGTACGATTTGGCCGGTGAAGGAAAGGTTTATGACTCGCGCGGCTTCTCTGAATTTCTGAAGTCCATGTGTGACAAGTACCCTATCGTTTCGATCGAAGATGGCTTGGATGAAAGCGATTGGGACGGCTGGAAAGTGCAGACTGAATTGCTGGGTGATCGCGTACAGTTGGTCGGTGACGATCTGTTCGTAACCAATACCAAAATCTTAAAAGAGGGTATTGATAAAGGGATTGCCAACTCTATCCTGATTAAGTTCAACCAAATTGGTTCGCTGACAGAAACGCTGGAAGCCATCAAAATGGCCAAAGATGCGGGTTACACTGTGGTCATCTCGCACCGTTCTGGTGAGACTGAAGACACTACTATCGCCGACTTAGCGGTGGGTACTGCAGCGGGTCAGATCAAGACAGGTTCTTTGTGCCGCTCTGACCGTGTATCAAAATACAATCGCTTACTGCGTATTGAAGAACAACTCGGTGAAAAAGCCGTGTACAATGGCCGCAAGGAAATCAAAGGTCAGGCGTAA
- a CDS encoding septum formation initiator family protein — MKNLVLVSLVILLVYLQGRLWFGDNSVAEIRSLQSRISQLEAQNNVQQQVNDQLRAQVRAMKDQTEQDALIEQARERLGLIAPGETLYLFVDEQQ; from the coding sequence ATGAAAAACCTGGTGCTTGTGAGCCTGGTCATACTGCTGGTTTATCTACAAGGCCGCCTGTGGTTCGGTGATAACAGTGTGGCTGAAATTCGCTCGCTGCAAAGCCGTATCTCTCAGCTTGAGGCACAGAATAACGTACAACAGCAGGTCAATGATCAGTTGCGCGCTCAAGTACGCGCCATGAAAGACCAAACGGAACAAGATGCATTGATTGAGCAAGCGAGAGAGCGCTTGGGTTTGATTGCGCCTGGTGAAACGCTCTATCTTTTTGTCGATGAACAGCAGTAG
- the ispD gene encoding 2-C-methyl-D-erythritol 4-phosphate cytidylyltransferase: MIEEQPQFWVLIPAAGSGQRMQSDIPKQYLEVAGKTVLQHTVDRLASANGIAGLVLVTAPDDQRAEIIMPQTIACHRAVGGATRADTVLSGVEKIIALVGTEVWVLVHDAARPGVRQADVEQLMAVCAGSGEGGILAQPVRDTVKQAARDMTISTTLPREEIWLAQTPQCFKAGLLRSALQQAMASSATITDEASAMTLAGYACRLVPGHWRNMKLTEPEDMPLLEWILSNEA, encoded by the coding sequence ATGATTGAAGAGCAACCGCAATTCTGGGTGTTGATACCAGCGGCGGGGTCGGGCCAGCGTATGCAGTCCGATATCCCCAAACAGTACTTAGAGGTGGCCGGAAAAACGGTTTTGCAGCATACGGTCGATCGCTTGGCGAGTGCGAACGGTATTGCTGGCTTGGTGTTGGTGACTGCACCGGATGACCAGCGTGCCGAGATTATTATGCCGCAGACTATAGCCTGTCATCGGGCGGTTGGTGGGGCAACTCGGGCCGATACTGTGTTGTCCGGTGTGGAAAAAATCATTGCGCTGGTGGGCACCGAAGTGTGGGTACTGGTTCATGATGCTGCCCGACCCGGCGTGCGCCAAGCGGATGTCGAACAACTGATGGCCGTGTGCGCCGGTAGTGGCGAAGGCGGCATCCTGGCGCAGCCGGTACGTGACACAGTCAAGCAAGCGGCACGGGATATGACCATTAGTACTACCTTGCCGCGCGAAGAAATTTGGCTGGCGCAGACTCCGCAATGCTTTAAAGCTGGCTTATTGCGCAGCGCTTTGCAGCAGGCGATGGCATCTAGCGCTACCATCACGGATGAGGCGTCGGCGATGACCTTAGCGGGGTACGCTTGTCGCTTGGTTCCGGGGCATTGGCGCAACATGAAGTTGACTGAACCGGAAGACATGCCTTTGTTGGAGTGGATACTGAGCAATGAAGCCTGA
- the ispF gene encoding 2-C-methyl-D-erythritol 2,4-cyclodiphosphate synthase has translation MRIGHGYDVHRFSDDETGGEQKLGGVAIPVTHRLLAHSDGDVVLHALADAVLGALGRGDIGEHFPDTDAAWSGADSAELLRTVWKFAEQAGFGLANLDLTIVAQAPKLSPYKAAMRERIAGLLGVTIDQVNVKATTTEKLGFVGRREGIATYAVVLLCRH, from the coding sequence ATGCGTATTGGACATGGCTATGACGTACACCGCTTTTCCGATGATGAAACCGGTGGTGAGCAAAAGCTGGGTGGCGTGGCGATACCCGTCACCCATCGTTTGCTGGCACACTCCGATGGCGATGTCGTGTTGCATGCCCTTGCTGATGCCGTTTTGGGTGCCTTAGGGCGCGGCGATATCGGAGAGCATTTTCCCGATACTGATGCGGCGTGGTCTGGAGCCGATAGTGCAGAGCTGTTACGTACGGTTTGGAAATTTGCTGAACAGGCTGGGTTTGGTTTGGCTAATCTGGACCTGACCATTGTGGCTCAGGCACCGAAGCTCTCACCCTATAAGGCAGCGATGCGTGAGCGAATTGCTGGTTTACTCGGCGTCACCATAGATCAAGTGAATGTGAAAGCCACCACTACGGAGAAACTGGGCTTCGTCGGGCGGCGCGAGGGGATCGCTACCTACGCGGTGGTGTTGCTATGTCGTCACTGA
- the truD gene encoding tRNA pseudouridine(13) synthase TruD codes for MSSLSVADLPTASGEVLCGAVIRREPADFQVTEMLSPTEQNEGEHLWLWVEKAGANTQWVATALADHFKVRRRDVAYAGLKDRHAITRQWFSVWLPGGQKRGDPVLPEHAEYQVLTWRWQAKKIRRGLHDGNRFDLLLRDVDLSTAILEPRLAAIAASGVPNYYGQQRFGYSFDPQPERITWSEDRFTRGMQLSAVRSYLFNMQLAERVLANTWRVVDLPSWLCWRGSNAGFIAERLDERLEGLLATGELSPSAWLPGLVEDPRLAAQPSELTSLASHRVWLDQLEERRVLAARRATILPVRGLAHELNEQGLQLTFELPPGAFATTVLNELFAIKDEARLAAQTSLDED; via the coding sequence ATGTCGTCACTGAGTGTTGCTGACCTACCGACGGCCAGTGGTGAGGTACTGTGTGGTGCTGTTATCCGTCGGGAACCTGCCGACTTCCAAGTCACGGAGATGTTGTCTCCGACGGAGCAAAATGAAGGCGAGCATCTTTGGCTCTGGGTTGAAAAAGCCGGCGCCAATACGCAGTGGGTGGCCACCGCACTGGCTGACCATTTCAAAGTAAGGCGGCGCGATGTTGCGTATGCCGGACTCAAGGATCGTCATGCGATCACTCGTCAGTGGTTCAGTGTCTGGCTGCCCGGAGGCCAGAAACGTGGCGATCCCGTGCTGCCAGAGCATGCCGAATACCAGGTTCTGACGTGGCGCTGGCAGGCCAAAAAAATTCGCCGCGGATTGCATGATGGGAACCGGTTCGATTTACTGTTGCGTGATGTAGATCTGTCTACAGCAATTTTAGAGCCAAGGCTGGCCGCAATAGCGGCCTCCGGTGTGCCGAATTACTATGGCCAACAACGTTTTGGTTATTCGTTTGACCCTCAGCCTGAGCGCATAACCTGGAGTGAAGATCGCTTTACTCGGGGCATGCAGTTGTCAGCAGTGCGCAGCTACCTATTCAATATGCAGCTGGCGGAGCGTGTCCTTGCAAACACCTGGCGTGTTGTCGATCTGCCAAGTTGGTTGTGTTGGCGGGGCTCGAACGCTGGCTTCATAGCCGAGCGTCTGGATGAGCGACTAGAAGGCTTGCTGGCGACCGGTGAATTGTCTCCCAGCGCATGGCTGCCCGGTCTGGTTGAGGATCCAAGATTAGCGGCACAGCCAAGCGAACTTACCAGTCTTGCGAGTCATCGGGTGTGGTTAGACCAATTAGAAGAGCGTCGTGTTCTCGCGGCGCGCCGGGCGACGATATTGCCCGTGCGTGGTTTAGCGCACGAGCTGAATGAGCAGGGCCTACAATTGACGTTTGAATTGCCTCCGGGTGCCTTCGCCACGACGGTGTTGAACGAATTGTTCGCAATAAAGGATGAGGCTCGTCTGGCGGCACAGACCAGCCTCGATGAAGATTAA
- a CDS encoding protein-L-isoaspartate(D-aspartate) O-methyltransferase, translating to MSTAPNALQLAGIGMTSARARQRMIDRLVSRGISDEAVLMVMAAVPRHIFVDEALSHRAYDDTTLPIGYGQTLSNSYTVARMTSLVKECSALESVLEIGSGSGYQTSVLAHLAKQVWSVERIAELQDRARSRCRLLSLSNVRFRVADGHWGWAEKGPYDAIVCTAAPDAVPSALLDQLSPEGGVLVIPVGDQQQQRLMRYRRYGDDIQSEDVEEAFFVPLVNTQVPL from the coding sequence ATGAGCACAGCCCCCAACGCACTTCAGCTGGCTGGTATCGGTATGACGTCGGCGCGTGCCCGTCAGCGTATGATTGATCGGCTGGTGTCTCGTGGTATCTCCGACGAGGCGGTCTTGATGGTGATGGCCGCTGTGCCACGCCACATCTTTGTGGATGAAGCCTTGTCGCACCGTGCTTATGACGACACTACCTTGCCGATAGGGTACGGACAAACGCTGTCCAATAGTTACACGGTGGCACGTATGACGAGCCTGGTAAAAGAGTGTTCAGCGTTGGAGTCTGTACTAGAAATTGGCAGTGGTTCGGGTTATCAGACCTCTGTGCTGGCGCACCTGGCCAAGCAGGTCTGGTCAGTTGAACGCATTGCCGAACTGCAAGACCGGGCGCGTTCTCGTTGTCGCCTGTTGAGCCTGTCTAATGTGCGCTTTCGCGTCGCCGATGGTCACTGGGGCTGGGCGGAAAAAGGCCCTTATGATGCCATTGTGTGTACGGCGGCACCCGATGCCGTACCAAGCGCCTTGTTGGATCAGCTCAGCCCGGAAGGCGGTGTACTGGTCATTCCGGTGGGGGATCAACAACAACAGCGCCTTATGCGTTATCGGCGCTATGGTGATGACATTCAGTCTGAAGACGTAGAGGAAGCGTTTTTTGTGCCCTTAGTGAACACACAGGTACCGTTATGA
- a CDS encoding DUF368 domain-containing protein — MKSIPKGSKWVGWVARGFLMGVADMVPGVSGGTMALITGIYDRLITALSRLDLTALGLLWRRDIAAAWRHVDANFLLCLLGGILMALVVMSHVVSWLLVNVPVALWGFFLGLLAAALHALLADVVWGRKTVVAMLAGTLLALTTAFASGAALEPIPIWYFLGGMVAISAMILPGISGSLILLLLGLYLPAVEAIRQFDIGVILIIGSGCATGILLFSRLLRWFMTQHRMLTMAALCGVVLGAMPRLWPWQGGEDLIQLSLRLPDSTASLITGTMAVAVGVLVYAGIRWMLRNSDQGV; from the coding sequence ATGAAATCGATACCTAAAGGTTCAAAGTGGGTTGGTTGGGTAGCGCGCGGCTTCCTGATGGGAGTTGCCGACATGGTGCCTGGCGTTTCTGGCGGCACCATGGCTTTGATCACCGGTATTTATGACCGCTTGATTACAGCGCTGTCGAGACTTGATTTAACCGCGCTTGGCTTGCTGTGGCGCCGTGATATAGCGGCGGCTTGGCGCCATGTTGATGCGAACTTCTTGCTGTGTTTGCTCGGTGGCATCCTTATGGCTTTGGTGGTCATGAGTCATGTGGTCAGTTGGCTGTTGGTAAATGTCCCGGTGGCGCTGTGGGGCTTTTTTCTCGGCCTGCTCGCCGCCGCGTTACATGCCTTGTTGGCGGACGTCGTCTGGGGTAGGAAGACTGTCGTCGCAATGCTGGCGGGGACGCTGCTGGCGTTAACCACAGCATTCGCCTCTGGCGCGGCGCTTGAACCCATCCCTATTTGGTATTTTTTAGGCGGCATGGTGGCGATCAGCGCCATGATCTTGCCAGGTATCTCGGGCAGCTTGATATTGCTGTTACTGGGGTTATATCTGCCCGCCGTGGAAGCGATTCGGCAGTTTGATATTGGTGTGATATTGATAATCGGCAGTGGCTGTGCGACGGGCATACTTTTGTTTTCTCGCCTCTTGCGCTGGTTTATGACGCAGCATCGCATGTTGACCATGGCAGCCTTGTGTGGTGTTGTGCTGGGTGCCATGCCTAGGCTGTGGCCATGGCAAGGAGGAGAGGACCTAATTCAGTTGTCTTTGCGTTTGCCAGACAGTACAGCCTCATTGATTACAGGTACCATGGCTGTGGCTGTTGGTGTTTTGGTCTATGCTGGTATCAGATGGATGTTACGAAACAGTGATCAAGGTGTGTAA
- a CDS encoding peptidoglycan DD-metalloendopeptidase family protein yields the protein MRTLTLVFLLSAYGCVNNAAFIALEDIPSRPATQTSSASQPSRSTPPSQTQRPAATPNQSAIAQESRPSTYRVQAGDTLYSISFRYNLDFRRVAAANDIPPPYTIVPGQVIRLTESSVPTTASAPPSSSAPPATTAPPRQSSASPSAPPPSASMPVTNWRWPVEGNIVRTFSSAPSGSKGIDISAPMGESVVAAADGRVVYAGDGLRGYGNLIILEHAGRVLSAYAFASVIKVSEQQQVKQGDVIAEVGARGDEPLLHFEIRQDGRPVDPLSYLPRR from the coding sequence ATGCGGACGCTTACACTCGTTTTTTTGTTAAGTGCCTACGGGTGTGTCAATAATGCCGCATTTATTGCCCTAGAGGATATCCCATCGCGGCCAGCGACGCAGACGAGCAGTGCTTCTCAGCCGAGTCGATCGACACCACCAAGTCAAACACAGCGCCCGGCAGCAACGCCCAATCAAAGTGCGATCGCGCAAGAAAGTCGACCCTCTACTTATCGTGTGCAAGCGGGTGATACACTCTATTCCATCTCCTTTCGGTATAACCTGGATTTCCGCCGAGTAGCGGCCGCTAACGATATTCCGCCGCCCTATACCATTGTGCCTGGGCAGGTTATTCGACTGACAGAAAGCAGTGTACCGACAACAGCGTCGGCGCCACCCAGTAGCAGCGCTCCACCAGCGACTACTGCACCACCCCGTCAAAGTTCTGCCTCTCCTAGTGCGCCGCCGCCGTCCGCCAGTATGCCAGTGACAAATTGGCGTTGGCCGGTAGAGGGGAATATAGTTCGAACGTTTTCGTCTGCTCCGTCTGGATCAAAGGGTATTGATATCAGTGCCCCTATGGGGGAATCTGTAGTTGCAGCAGCGGATGGACGAGTTGTTTATGCAGGAGATGGTTTAAGAGGTTATGGCAACCTGATCATTCTCGAGCATGCCGGACGAGTTTTAAGTGCTTATGCATTTGCCAGTGTGATAAAAGTCAGCGAGCAGCAACAAGTGAAGCAAGGTGACGTTATCGCAGAGGTTGGTGCCAGGGGTGACGAGCCTCTTTTGCACTTTGAAATTCGACAGGACGGTCGACCCGTAGATCCGCTCAGCTACCTTCCCAGACGATAG
- the rpoS gene encoding RNA polymerase sigma factor RpoS: MAATEIVNVSRIATSAVFLDSESVDTEDAVLELEGIVDEDRDDAKEEEVDSTPSYQKTLDATQLYLNEIGFSPLLTAEEEVHFSRLAQSGVESGRKRMIESNLRLVVKIARRYINRGLPLLDLIEEGNLGLIRAVEKFDPERGFRFSTYATWWIRQTIERAIMNNTRTIRLPIHVVKELNVYLRAARELAQTLDHEPTAEDIARLLDKPVDDVKRMLGLNERVSSIDTPIAANSDKTLLETIADDNVGLDPEDTLQEDDLKSSIDGWLGELSEKQREVVVRRFGLRGHETNTLEEVGREIGLTRERVRQIQVEALRRLRDIMEKHGLSANAIFHE, encoded by the coding sequence ATGGCAGCGACTGAAATTGTCAATGTGAGCAGAATAGCAACAAGTGCTGTTTTCTTGGATTCAGAGAGCGTCGATACAGAAGATGCGGTGCTGGAACTAGAAGGCATTGTTGACGAAGACAGAGACGATGCAAAAGAAGAGGAAGTTGACAGCACCCCGTCGTATCAAAAGACGCTGGATGCTACGCAACTCTATCTGAATGAAATTGGTTTCTCGCCGCTCCTAACCGCTGAAGAAGAAGTGCATTTTTCGCGCTTGGCGCAAAGTGGTGTGGAAAGTGGCCGTAAGCGTATGATTGAAAGTAATCTGCGTTTGGTCGTTAAAATCGCTCGCCGATACATTAATCGCGGTTTGCCTCTGCTGGACCTGATCGAAGAGGGCAACCTGGGACTGATTCGCGCCGTTGAGAAATTTGATCCGGAACGAGGTTTCCGTTTTTCCACCTATGCTACATGGTGGATCCGTCAAACGATCGAACGCGCGATCATGAACAATACCCGCACCATTAGACTACCTATTCACGTGGTGAAAGAGCTCAACGTCTATCTGCGTGCCGCGCGTGAGTTAGCGCAGACCCTTGACCATGAACCAACAGCAGAAGACATTGCCCGGTTGCTTGATAAACCCGTCGATGATGTTAAGCGCATGCTGGGGCTGAATGAGCGCGTTTCTTCAATAGATACGCCGATTGCCGCTAATTCAGACAAAACCTTATTAGAGACCATTGCTGACGACAATGTGGGCCTTGATCCTGAAGATACTTTGCAAGAAGACGACCTCAAAAGCAGCATTGATGGCTGGCTGGGTGAGTTGTCCGAGAAGCAGCGCGAAGTGGTTGTGCGACGCTTTGGTTTGCGGGGCCATGAGACCAATACATTGGAAGAAGTCGGCCGTGAGATTGGTTTGACGAGAGAGCGAGTACGGCAGATTCAGGTCGAAGCCTTGCGTCGCCTACGCGACATTATGGAAAAACACGGCTTATCTGCGAACGCCATATTCCACGAATAG
- the fdxA gene encoding ferredoxin FdxA yields the protein MAFVVLDNCIKCKYTDCVEVCPVDCFYEGPNFLVIHPDECIDCALCEPECPAEAILSEDEVPEDQQQFIELNAELAEVWPNITEKKDPLADAEEWNGVPGKFAQLER from the coding sequence ATGGCATTTGTAGTTCTGGACAATTGTATTAAATGCAAATACACCGATTGTGTTGAAGTATGCCCCGTGGATTGTTTCTACGAAGGCCCTAATTTCTTGGTGATTCACCCGGATGAATGCATTGATTGTGCTCTGTGTGAGCCGGAGTGCCCCGCTGAAGCCATTTTGTCTGAAGATGAAGTGCCGGAAGACCAGCAGCAGTTCATCGAGTTGAACGCTGAGTTAGCCGAAGTGTGGCCCAATATTACTGAAAAGAAAGACCCGCTGGCTGACGCTGAAGAGTGGAATGGCGTGCCAGGGAAATTTGCCCAGCTGGAGCGCTAA
- the mutS gene encoding DNA mismatch repair protein MutS — MEFALAANEHTPMMQQYLGIKAQHPHDLLFYRMGDFYELFHDDARQASQLLDITLTARGQSGGKPIPMAGIPYHAAEGYIAKLVKLGRTVAICEQTSEPGASKGPVQREVMRVITPGTLTDEAFLAEGQDNQLVALWHRPGNGNKVGVAYLDISTSRFGVLEVDSIPAAMAELQRLRPAELLIDEDADWGNLLDGFTGIRQLPPWHFEAQTCRTLLLEHFGVKNLQGFGIDQMTAAINCAGALLEYARTTQRSDLRHLQSISADLPNDAILLDAASRRNLELDVNLQGGEDFTLNWVLNHTRTAMGKRLLRRWLSRPLRDQSILNDRLDFNDALREQLRADELADTLAPVGDLERILGRVALRSARPRDLTRLRDSLQQIPQAKALLADLNNTLADRLNDALVDFGDLTDTLLSALEENPPVVLRDGGVIRDGYDQALDELRQLSQGAGDLLTRVETREREQTGLSTLKVGYNRVHGFYIEVSKAQSAGVPAHYIRRQTLKNAERYIIDELKEYEDRVLSSKSRSLAREKQLYEELLDLLLERLHDLQAAARAIAEADVLCCFCQQADQLNWSRPILTDQAELHIESGRHPVVQALSDQPFVPNDLLLNHDHHMWIVTGPNMGGKSTFMRQNALIAILAHIGSFVPANKAIVGDLDRIFTRMGSSDDIAGGRSTFMVEMTETANILNNATERSLVLMDEVGRGTSTFDGLSIAWSAAEHIAGKNKSLCLFATHYFELTTMTEQLTGVGNLHLSAAEHDDHIIFMHQVLAGPASQSYGIQVAKLAGVPRDVLNNALQKLRDLEDNSVNPKAGRRVSEPTQHDLFFQPEHPILVALQNLVPDDMTPRQALEWLYEWKNKA, encoded by the coding sequence ATGGAATTCGCCTTGGCAGCCAACGAACACACGCCAATGATGCAACAATATTTAGGCATCAAAGCGCAGCACCCCCACGACCTACTTTTTTACCGCATGGGGGACTTCTACGAACTGTTTCATGATGATGCACGACAGGCCTCGCAGTTGCTGGATATCACGCTGACCGCACGCGGACAAAGCGGTGGCAAACCCATCCCCATGGCGGGCATACCCTATCATGCAGCCGAAGGCTACATTGCGAAATTGGTCAAATTGGGCCGCACTGTCGCCATTTGCGAACAGACCAGCGAGCCCGGTGCCAGTAAAGGGCCAGTTCAGCGCGAAGTAATGCGGGTGATCACTCCTGGCACCCTAACCGATGAGGCCTTCCTGGCCGAAGGACAAGACAACCAGCTCGTGGCCCTGTGGCACCGCCCGGGCAATGGCAACAAAGTGGGGGTCGCTTATCTCGACATCAGCACCAGCCGCTTCGGGGTGCTGGAGGTCGACTCTATTCCTGCAGCCATGGCTGAATTGCAGCGCCTCCGACCGGCCGAGCTACTGATCGACGAGGACGCCGACTGGGGGAATCTGCTCGACGGCTTTACCGGCATCCGTCAGCTGCCACCTTGGCACTTTGAAGCCCAAACCTGTCGTACACTGTTACTTGAACACTTTGGCGTGAAGAATCTGCAAGGCTTTGGTATTGATCAGATGACGGCGGCCATCAATTGTGCGGGTGCCTTGTTGGAATACGCTCGCACCACACAGCGTTCTGATTTGCGTCACCTGCAAAGTATTTCCGCCGACCTGCCGAACGATGCCATTCTGCTAGACGCTGCCTCGCGGCGCAATTTAGAGCTTGATGTCAATCTGCAAGGCGGCGAAGACTTCACCCTGAACTGGGTACTTAACCACACGCGCACCGCCATGGGAAAACGTTTGTTGCGGCGTTGGCTGAGCCGCCCCTTGCGCGATCAGTCGATTTTAAATGACCGCCTCGACTTCAACGATGCTCTACGCGAACAGTTACGTGCCGACGAGTTGGCCGATACCCTTGCCCCGGTAGGTGACCTCGAACGAATTTTAGGGCGTGTAGCATTGCGCTCGGCACGCCCTCGTGACCTGACCCGTCTGCGCGACAGCTTGCAGCAGATACCACAGGCTAAAGCGTTGCTGGCTGATCTCAATAATACGCTGGCTGATCGCCTGAACGACGCTTTGGTGGATTTTGGCGATCTGACTGACACCTTACTATCAGCGCTGGAAGAAAACCCGCCCGTGGTGCTCCGCGACGGCGGTGTGATTCGTGATGGCTACGACCAAGCTTTGGATGAATTGCGCCAACTGAGCCAGGGAGCGGGTGACCTTCTGACTCGAGTGGAGACGCGTGAACGAGAGCAAACAGGACTATCAACGCTCAAAGTAGGCTATAACCGCGTGCATGGTTTCTATATCGAAGTCAGTAAGGCGCAATCAGCGGGGGTGCCTGCACACTATATTCGCCGGCAAACACTCAAGAACGCCGAGCGCTATATCATCGACGAGCTAAAGGAATACGAAGACCGCGTCCTCAGCAGTAAAAGCCGGTCACTAGCCCGCGAGAAACAACTGTACGAGGAACTGCTCGACCTGCTGTTAGAGAGGCTGCACGACCTACAGGCTGCGGCACGGGCGATTGCTGAAGCCGACGTACTGTGCTGTTTCTGCCAACAAGCAGACCAACTGAACTGGTCGCGCCCGATCCTGACTGACCAAGCGGAACTGCACATCGAATCTGGGCGTCATCCTGTCGTTCAGGCGCTGTCTGATCAGCCCTTTGTGCCCAATGACTTGCTACTGAACCACGACCACCACATGTGGATTGTAACGGGTCCCAATATGGGTGGTAAATCGACCTTTATGCGCCAGAATGCATTGATTGCCATTCTGGCTCACATTGGCTCCTTCGTACCTGCCAACAAAGCCATCGTGGGTGATCTCGATCGAATTTTCACACGCATGGGCAGCAGCGACGATATCGCCGGCGGACGCTCTACGTTTATGGTGGAAATGACGGAAACAGCCAACATCCTGAACAATGCGACCGAGCGCAGCTTGGTATTGATGGATGAAGTAGGCCGCGGCACATCGACCTTTGACGGTCTATCCATTGCATGGTCAGCGGCAGAACACATTGCAGGCAAGAATAAATCACTGTGTTTGTTCGCAACCCATTACTTTGAACTGACCACCATGACCGAACAACTGACTGGGGTAGGCAATTTGCACTTGAGCGCGGCCGAGCATGACGATCACATCATTTTTATGCATCAGGTACTGGCAGGCCCTGCTAGCCAGAGCTATGGTATACAGGTAGCCAAGCTGGCTGGCGTACCGCGCGATGTACTGAACAACGCCCTGCAGAAGTTGCGAGATTTGGAAGATAATTCGGTCAACCCAAAGGCTGGGCGAAGGGTGTCTGAGCCGACACAGCACGATTTGTTTTTTCAACCTGAGCATCCGATCTTAGTTGCCTTGCAAAATCTCGTACCGGATGACATGACACCACGACAGGCGCTGGAATGGTTGTATGAATGGAAGAACAAAGCCTGA